Within the Methylophaga thalassica genome, the region ATGTCAGTAACACGGATGTACAGATGATCAGCAACTTCACCCGCCAACTTGTCTGAAACTGTGCAAGCAAGGCACCGAGTGTGAGGTAAGTGCTAGCTGACAACATAGAGTGCCCACTGGGAAAGCTTGATGTATAAACCAAGGTCGCATGCGTGACCAAATCAGGTCGGGCACGATCAAAACCACTTTTCAGCATAAAGCTGGCAAGTAATGCACCGCCGGTAGCCAGCAACACAACAAGAGCCAGTTTACGTTTATGAATCAGTAATAAAAAAATCATCACCCAGACACTGAGTAAGGTGAGAACGGTGTTTCCACCCAATGCTGTGATGTCCTTACCGACTTGCTCCAGCCAAGGAGGCCCAAGCAGATCTTCAGGATTATCGGGGTTACGCAATGACAGCAGAATCTTTTCATCCATGGCGAGCGTTTCGCCCTCTGTCACCTCATCGGCGACTTCCATAAACAACCACATTGAGCCAGATATCAGCAACAACACGATCCAAAAAGCGATTTCTCGTCGTCCTAACCATGTCAGTATCTTTTGCATACGCGTCCTTATCACTGCGAAAGTTCAGAATGGATACCCTATATGCAAATATCAGCTTCGTCACTAACCT harbors:
- a CDS encoding phosphatase PAP2 family protein; the encoded protein is MQKILTWLGRREIAFWIVLLLISGSMWLFMEVADEVTEGETLAMDEKILLSLRNPDNPEDLLGPPWLEQVGKDITALGGNTVLTLLSVWVMIFLLLIHKRKLALVVLLATGGALLASFMLKSGFDRARPDLVTHATLVYTSSFPSGHSMLSASTYLTLGALLAQFQTSWRVKLLIICTSVLLTLLVGISRVYLGVHWPTDVVAGWTVGSAWALMCWYLSRQFVHEKIDTVPNE